The following are encoded together in the Deltaproteobacteria bacterium genome:
- the miaA gene encoding tRNA (adenosine(37)-N6)-dimethylallyltransferase MiaA — MKPKLIIILGPTAVGKSELALELALAIDAEIVNADSQQIYRYLDIGTGKPSELDRQRVAHHLIDIVNPDDEFNAALFRRRAMQSIEQIHGRKKSVMVCGGTGLYLKALTQGLFEGPGQDPQIRQVLEAQIDSEGLAALHLQLSRVDADAAAAIHANDRQRLIRALEVFQLTGKPLSQWQKDHAFQEKPFEVLKIGLRRERAELYDRINRRSERMVEAGLLDEVRSVVARGYSLTLKPLCSVGYKQMGQVLNGEQELDAAVEEMKQETRRLAKRQLTWFGSDKEIRWFESRETIEIVAAARVFLAS, encoded by the coding sequence TTGAAGCCTAAGCTAATCATCATTCTCGGCCCGACGGCGGTGGGCAAGAGCGAACTGGCGCTGGAATTGGCGCTGGCCATCGACGCCGAGATCGTCAACGCCGACTCGCAACAGATTTATCGCTATCTCGATATCGGTACGGGCAAGCCTTCGGAGCTGGACCGCCAACGAGTTGCTCACCACTTGATCGACATCGTTAATCCCGATGACGAGTTCAATGCTGCGCTATTTCGCCGCCGAGCGATGCAAAGCATTGAACAAATTCATGGTCGAAAAAAATCCGTCATGGTCTGCGGCGGCACCGGGCTCTATCTCAAGGCTCTGACCCAAGGTCTATTCGAAGGTCCAGGCCAGGACCCGCAGATTCGCCAGGTTTTGGAAGCGCAAATCGACAGCGAAGGGTTGGCCGCGCTGCATCTTCAATTATCGCGAGTCGATGCCGACGCAGCGGCGGCGATCCATGCCAATGACCGGCAACGTTTGATTCGCGCCTTGGAAGTATTTCAACTGACCGGCAAGCCGCTCAGCCAATGGCAGAAGGATCATGCGTTTCAAGAAAAGCCCTTCGAGGTTTTGAAAATCGGTTTGCGGCGCGAGCGCGCTGAGCTATACGATCGCATCAACCGGCGCAGCGAACGGATGGTTGAAGCGGGATTGTTGGACGAAGTGCGCAGCGTCGTGGCGCGGGGTTACAGCTTGACGCTGAAACCGCTGTGCAGCGTCGGTTACAAACAAATGGGTCAAGTCCTGAATGGAGAACAAGAGTTGGACGCCGCGGTTGAAGAGATGAAGCAAGAAACCCGCCGCCTGGCCAAGCGTCAACTCACTTGGTTCGGTAGCGACAAAGAGATTCGCTGGTTCGAGTCGCGTGAGACAATTGAAATCGTCGCGGCGGCAAGAGTATTTCTCGCCAGTTAA